AATTATCCTATGACAGCGCTGTCTATATTTGTTATCACTTGATCTTTCATGGATTGTTGATCCATGGCTGTCACAACTGTTTTATTGGATACGCTGACAACAAAAGCTAACTCATCAAGTAGTATCAAAGATTCCTTTGCTCCTTTTTGCGCTACCTTATCAAACGCTTGATTGATTCTCTCCAATTGCGTTTTAGATATTTCAATGTTTCTTTTTTGAAGTCGTGATATGGCATGGTTAGAAAACTTTAGAGAATCATTCGTGTCGTTTAGTCCAAGTTTTTTTAGAAACTCGTCTTTGAAAAGTTGTTGAGAGACTTTTCTGTCTCCTTGAACTTGACCTACACCTTGCCCGATTTGCTCGGATTGAAGTCTTTGGATTTCTTGATTAAAACTGCTCATATCTACCATTATTTATTTCACCTCCTTTTTTAGTATTATACTATTTTATTGTGTGTATGGATAAACTTGTGTAATGTCGTCTATCAGTACGTCTTTGTAAAAGCTTCCATCCCAAAGGTCTTTTAATGAGGCTGGGACTTCAGAAGGACTAGCATAACCTAAAGCAGTGGCAAAATCAGCTGCAGAAGTGATTGTGCTTTTCCAAATAAGATTATCAGCAGAAAGAGATTCTGTTGTAAAAAGTTTACTTTTGTATTGGTCAAACATTAAATTAGCTTGAGCAAAAGCTTGCAGTGCATCAGTTTTTTCTACATAGTTAGACTTCACAGGGATGATTGCATAATAGTTACCATTTTTGGATTTTATTCCACTCACTATTCCCTCTGATTCCACTGCTGAAGTTTGGTCTTTGAAGACAACGATTTTTCCAATTAGACTGTACGCTTCTGAGCCCTTAAAGCTTTGCTCCATGTTTTTCATGGATTCAAGTGTACTAAACTGAGCCAGTTGAGCAATGAAGTCTTCGTTTTGCATTGGGTTTAAGGGATCCTGATACTTAAGCTGAGTAACCAATAGTTTTAGAAATTGGTCTTTCCCCAGCATTGCTGAGTTATCGATGTCCGTTTTTGATAATGCACTAGAAACGCCTGATACTGATGACATGTTTTCCTCCTTACGCTAACGAATTAATTTCGTTGTTGTTTAATATTTGTTCTGGCAATGTATTCTCTGTTTTTATTTCAGTCGCTTTGATTTTCCTCTTAGAGGAAAAGTTGCTATCTTGAAAGTTAGAAAAGTTATTTTCGTTACTTTCTTTATTATTTATTTCCACGCTTAAAGCAGAAATAACTATATTAGAGTTTTGTTGTAAATCATTTTTTAATGAATCAAAGTTACTTTCCAGTATGGCTTTTACGGCAGCGCTGGATACTTGGAATTTTGCAATTATTTGAGTATTTTCGTTGCCAGCGATTTGTTCTTTTGTGATTTTAATTTTCACTTCGCCTAATTCTCTAGGGTAGAGGCGCATGTTTACTTCTGTGTCTGTTTTTAGTTTGTTGATTGTTAAATATGAACGGAATTGGTTCATTATTTGATTTTGTTTCTCTAGATTAGAGTTGCTTGTTTTAGGTAAGGGTATTGCCTCTAGTTCTTTCACGTCTTTGATATTAATTTTTGTGTTGAATTCTGATAAATCATTATCTAACGACATAACTTTTGGTGGAGCTTCTTTTATTTCAGCTTTATTGTTTTGATTAAAAAGAGACTCTTCATTTTTATCTTTTATGACGACTTGTTTTTTGTTTGGAACTTCTTCGGTTATTTTTTCATTATTTAAATTTAACTCTATTGGTTTGTTTTCTTCATCAGTGTTTACTTTAATTGTATCCACTGGTGCTTTAGTTGATTTTTCTAGTTTTGCGCCATTTGCTTTAGTTTCTTCGTTAGCGAAAGTTGGAAAAATTATCTGTGATTCTTTTTTGGAACTAGCGATTACTCCTGCTAGTTTTTCTAATAACTCTGCTATTTGTGAAGTGATTTCTTGGGTATTAATTTGTGTCATGCTTTTGTTTGCCAAATCAGTGGATATTTTATTCACTAACTCTGCAAAATCTTTTTTACTAATAAAGGTAATTGGAATATTTTCTTGGGTGCGTGGATTAGTTAGGTTGATTTGTTTGATTTTTGACGATATATCCGCCAACTGATCTTTGCTTGGCATATCCGCTACAGTCTTATTCGATAACTTATCTAGAAGACTAGCCAGAGACGCTAAAATTTTATTTAATTCATCTGTAGGTTCTATGTTTTCATCATCAAGTTTTTTTAGTAAAGAGGTTAGCTTAGTTAGAATGTCTTCTAGGCTGGCATTAGTTTTTTGTTCTTTTTGTTCAACATTACTAGCGTTGTCTATTGTTTGAGTTTTTGGAGCAACTTTGGTTGGTAATTGTGTGCTTATTGTTGACTCGTCAGATAAATCGTTATTATGTATTCCCTGTGTTTCTTGTGGTTTAGCTGGTGAGTCAAAAGTATAAGCTACTTTTTCTCTTTCTCTTGCTCTAAAAGTTTCTCCTTTTTGTTCATCAATTTTATTTTGTAAATCTTGATGGAAAGACATATCTTTGGAAGAATTATCTCTATTATAGGATACAGAATCGGAAGAATTATCGGCTGAACTTTTTTCTATACGGAAAATATCATTAATAAAAGAACCATTCATTTCAGCTGCAAACATTAACTTCCCCCCTCATTTGTCTAAGTAATCCTTTTATTTATTGGGTTCTTCCGTGATGTGCCTTAATTTATCTGCACAATTAGAATATTACAAGGATATGAACTAATGTAAAGTGGGGTATTACAAAAAGATACATTTAATGATATTAATATTTAGGTGGGAGTTATTTGGTAGAGGGAAGGTTAGTTGAAATGGATAAAGAACCCAAAGAGAAGAAAGTAACTAAAAAAGGTAAGAAGGAAGAAAAAGTTGAAGAGCTAACAGATGCTGCTCAAAAAAAACCTTCTTTTAATCCTTTATTAGCTATTTTGTTAATACTTAAGTATACATTAATGTCTTCAATTGTTTTGGCTATTGTTGGCTCTGTTGTTTATTTGACCTTGGCTAATTTGGCTTTTTTTGGTTTTTTGCCAAGCACGATAGCCGAGAAGATGCCCGTAGTTAATAATATAGTAAAAGATATTGTGGCAAAAGAAAAAAGGATACAATTAGCTAAAGAACAAAAAGAAGATTTAAATAAAATAAAAAAAGCTGGAGAGCTTCAGATAGATTTGTTAGAAGCAGCAGATATTGACGGTAAAAACTTTGTTCCTTTTTTATATAAGCTTAGAGTTGTGAAGAACCAGATTAATAACAAAGAGTTAGCAGAGATATGGGTAGATAATGTTTTGGTCATGCGTATTTTTGCGGGCATAGGTGACAATCTTCCCTATGCTAGAGCTACTTATGTTGTTAGACAAATAAATAAGTTTTTAAACGACAAGTCAGACTTTAATCAACTAATGCCAGTCATTGATGGCGATACTTATAAGGCGGAGATAGCAGGCGAAGAACTTTTTCGCGTAAGTGCAGAGGATGCTATTTTTAACAATAGTACACAAATAGAATTGCTATATGCTTGGGTTAATAACCTGAGAGTTTCTTTGGGAGCGTCTTTATTTCAGGTGCCTAAGTTTATTGTCAAAAAGACAGACATTCCAGAAGAAAAGAAGGAACAAGCTGTAGCCGAGACGGTTCCAGGTGCAACCGCGACTGTTCCTGGGCAAGTTCAACCAGACGAACAAGTACCTGTTGCACAAGTTGTTCCTTTAACAGTGACAGAGGAAGAGCAAGCACGAATAAAAAGATTGAAGGCTGTGGTAAAGGTATACGAGAAAATGCCTGAGGCTAAAGTGACTGATATTCTAAAGAAAATGCAACAAGAGGACATCGCGGATATTTTGAAGTATTTGTCAGTTAAAAAGACTGCAAAAAGTTTTCCACTAATGCCAGCGGGAACAGTGGTTGCCGTTTACCGGAAAATGATTGCTTCTGGTGCAGAGGCAGAACAGGCTAAGGCGTTTAAAAAATATATACAAATTTGGGAGAAGATGTCTGAAGACGAGTTAATTATTATTTTTAGAAACCTGAGTACTGAGGAAAAATTAGCTATTTTTAGAAAATTATCAGTAAAGAAAAAAGCAAAATTGTTTGAAATTTATCCAGCAACAGAGGCTAAAAGATATTTGCAGTTACTAGAGGAACCGCCTAAATAGTTAGTCCACCGCTTTTGCTTTGTTGCATTTTCATAATTTTTTCTTGTTTTTCTTTTTCTTCAATTTGTTTATCAATAATATTTTTTAAGAAAATTAGTCCTTCTTCATGTTCTTGAAGTTTGTCTCTAATTAGTTCAAGAAATATAGTTTTGATGGGTTTATCTTTGTTAAATAGGTGTTTATAAAAGGACTTTATGTCAGGAATTTCTTGTAAAAAACCAAAAGCCAAAGAGCTTATATTTTCTTCCTTGAATTCACTGAAGTTTTTGTAACGCAGTCCCTTTGTAAGCATTTCTAGTAGTAGCTTATTGTCTTCTGTGGGGAGTTTTTTTTCGTCTTTTAAGTATTCAATTAGTTTTTGGTACCTATAAAGAGAGGCTACAACTTGATCAAAGGGGCCTTTGTTTTTTTTCTTGATGCAGATTTTCGCAATATCCTTAAACGATTCAGGTTGGTTTAAGTAATCATCCATTGGTTCGATTTTGTTTTCCATAGTTTAGATTATGACTTATTTGGGCAAAAGTTTAAATATCTATAAAATATTGGGAAAACTTGTTTTGGCTCTCGATAAGTTAAAGTAAAGAAATGAATTTAAGGAGAAATTTGTACAATGATGATGAATAAGGTAGTTGCAATAAGAGGAGAAAGATCTGAGATTCAACCTGACACTATAACTAGAATAAATGTACCAGTTGAAATAGTGGGTGAAAAAATCAAAAATTTTAGTTTTAAATTTGCAATGAGTGAGTTAGA
The Candidatus Margulisiibacteriota bacterium DNA segment above includes these coding regions:
- a CDS encoding flagellar hook capping FlgD N-terminal domain-containing protein, which translates into the protein MSSVSGVSSALSKTDIDNSAMLGKDQFLKLLVTQLKYQDPLNPMQNEDFIAQLAQFSTLESMKNMEQSFKGSEAYSLIGKIVVFKDQTSAVESEGIVSGIKSKNGNYYAIIPVKSNYVEKTDALQAFAQANLMFDQYKSKLFTTESLSADNLIWKSTITSAADFATALGYASPSEVPASLKDLWDGSFYKDVLIDDITQVYPYTQ
- a CDS encoding flagellar hook-length control protein FliK, yielding MFAAEMNGSFINDIFRIEKSSADNSSDSVSYNRDNSSKDMSFHQDLQNKIDEQKGETFRAREREKVAYTFDSPAKPQETQGIHNNDLSDESTISTQLPTKVAPKTQTIDNASNVEQKEQKTNASLEDILTKLTSLLKKLDDENIEPTDELNKILASLASLLDKLSNKTVADMPSKDQLADISSKIKQINLTNPRTQENIPITFISKKDFAELVNKISTDLANKSMTQINTQEITSQIAELLEKLAGVIASSKKESQIIFPTFANEETKANGAKLEKSTKAPVDTIKVNTDEENKPIELNLNNEKITEEVPNKKQVVIKDKNEESLFNQNNKAEIKEAPPKVMSLDNDLSEFNTKINIKDVKELEAIPLPKTSNSNLEKQNQIMNQFRSYLTINKLKTDTEVNMRLYPRELGEVKIKITKEQIAGNENTQIIAKFQVSSAAVKAILESNFDSLKNDLQQNSNIVISALSVEINNKESNENNFSNFQDSNFSSKRKIKATEIKTENTLPEQILNNNEINSLA